One Rhododendron vialii isolate Sample 1 chromosome 2a, ASM3025357v1 genomic region harbors:
- the LOC131315873 gene encoding membrin-11-like, whose protein sequence is MAMEGGGGGTLSDLYQRSKRLLLTTRDGLERLERLEFSSSNSGVDSPELSFSVKHDIGQIQLLCVEMDRLWRSIAAKSQRDLWKRKVEQVAEETGSLKESLDMYFSRNQRRTQEARERAELLGRANGESSHVLRIFDEEAQAMQSARNSSRMLEESYATGVAILGQYAGQRDRLKSAQRKALDVLNTVGTSNFVLRLIERRHRVDRWIKYVGMILTIVILIAFWRWK, encoded by the exons ATGGCCATGGAAGGAGGGGGAGGTGGAACATTATCGGACCTTTACCAGCGCTCGAAGAGATTGCTTCTCACGACCAGGGACGGCCTCGAGAGGCTCGAACGGCTGGAGTTCTCCTCGTCGAACAGCGGCGTGGACTCTCCGGAGCTCTCCTTCTCCGTCAAGCATGACATCGGTCAGATCCAATTACTCTGCGTTGAGATGGATCGCCTCTGGCGGTCCATCGCCGCCAAATCCCAGCGAGATCTCTGGAAAAG GAAAGTTGAACAAGTAGCTGAAGAGACTGGTTCACTTAAAGAAAGTCTTGATATGTACTTCTCCCGAAATCAGAGACGGACACAAGAAGCTAGAGAGAGGGCTGAACTGCTTGGAAGAGCT AATGGGGAATCCTCTCATGTATTGAGAATTTTTGACGAGGAAGCACAAGCAATGCAGTCTGCCCGTAACTCGTCTAGAATGCTGGAAGAATCTTATGCAACTGGAGTGGCAATTCTTGGCCAATATGCTGGTCAAAGAGATCGTTTGAAG AGTGCTCAACGGAAGGCACTGGACGTACTTAACACGGTTGGGACATCAAATTTTGTATTAAGACTCATCGAGAGGAGGCATCGTGTTGATAGATGGATTAAATACGTCGGTATGATTTTGACAATTGTCATTCTTATTGCCTTTTGGAGGTGGAAGTGA
- the LOC131317521 gene encoding uncharacterized protein LOC131317521, protein MQELVRDYHKDSGVARCALKLDLMKAYDSVSWGYLFEIMQIMGFPSLFIRWVHQCVTTAMYSIVINGGLVGYFPGKRGLRQGDPLSPYLFLLVMEGFSSLFQFRIGQGGFSYHPKCRELHLSHLMFADDLFIMCEADLSSFQLVRTMLNDFYSISGLQPNLHKSCAYFSGVSNENKYVLMPILAISEGRLPVKYLGVPLITARLRASDCQVLLDKIVSRIQSWNNKALSYGGRAQLIHSDLFSTGIQMKSSGAKVTWEAVCSPKDEGGLGFRVLKDWNKAAMTKHLWALALKADTLLVKWIHTYIIKDQCLWTIPIPASASWTVRKLFNLRPLVHPWITNVVGNGKNTFLWLDNWHPLGPLFARFGSRVVYNLGRHLHAKVDTIISDQSWQWPRGRNSMTRDIVRATPAHFVPHPSQEDRVIWNLTPNNKFSIKSTWNVVRRQHPQVNWCPIIWFKYHRTMNTTSFSALTLLKSLQKDLIPQCLVDGLPQIMDWMIQVDKGTQFSCLLLKVALAAPLYHVWGERNGRIFKGYGISGQQLETKVRTDIRACVSSWRNFQEFVPVNLFSWLDRGISHISKCLQRGLNNSSYTDCTGISRINKCLQRRLNNTDINNTVRIRQQIPILVIQLTEQVWMLGVEAYGLPEIRRALKWLQTTGGGRGESSEQLYMCECVCDGSGEQSNQALPMEEGEVGQLITFLPNGGASQWWSRREVDKVLL, encoded by the exons ATGCAAGAATTGGTTAGAGATTACCATAAGGATTCAGGGGTGGCTAGATGTGCTCTTAAGCTAGATCTTATGAAGGCCTATGATTCCGTGTCCTGGGGCTATCTCTTTGAAATTATGCAGATTATGGGGTTTCCTTCTCTGTTTATCAGATGGGTGCATCAGTGTGTCACTACAGCCATGTATTCCATAGTCATCAATGGGGGTCTTGTTGGGTATTTCCCAGGGAAAAGGGGTCTTAGGCAGGGGGACCCCTTGTCCCCTTATCTTTTCCTCTTGGTCATGGAAGGGTTCTCTTCTCTATTTCAGTTCAGAATTGGACAAGGGGGCTTTTCTTACCATCCAAAATGCAGAGAGCTTCATTTGTCTCATCTAATGTTTGCTGATGATTTGTTCATAATGTGTGAAGCAGATCTTTCCTCCTTTCAGCTTGTTAGAACCATGTTGAATGATTTTTACTCTATTTCTGGGTTACAACCTAATCTTCATAAGAGCTGTGCCTACTTTTCTGGGGTCTCTAATGAAAACAAGTATGTTCTTATGCCAATCTTAGCTATTTCAGAAGGGAGACTTCCTGTTAAGTATCTTGGTGTCCCCCTCATTACAGCTAGGCTTCGTGCTTCTGACTGTCAAGTTTTATTGGATAAAATTGTGAGCAGAATTCAGTCCTGGAATAACAAAGCATTATCTTATGGTGGTCGTGCTCAACTTATCCACTCTGACCTCTTTAGT ACTGGAATCCAAATGAAGTCTAGTGGTGCTAAAGTGACTTGGGAGGCTGTCTGTTCTCCTAAAGATGAAGGGGGTTTGGGCTTTAGAGTCCTTAAAGATTGGAACAAGGCAGCTATGACCAAACACTTATGGGCTCTTGCCCTGAAAGCTGACACTTTGTTGGTTAAGTGGATTCACACTTACATAATCAAAGATCAATGCCTCTGGACTATCCCTATTCCTGCTTCTGCTTCTTGGACAGTTAGGAAATTGTTTAACCTGAGGCCTCTAGTTCATCCTTGGATAACTAATGTGGTGGGCAATGGTAAGAATACGTTTTTATGGCTGGACAACTGGCATCCTCTAGGTCCTCTTTTTGCTAGATTTGGCTCCAGGGTTGTTTATAATTTGGGAAGGCATCTCCATGCTAAAGTTGACACCATCATTTCTGACCAGTCTTGGCAATGGCCACGGGGTAGAAATTCTATGACTAGGGACATTGTGAGGGCCACCCCTGCTCATTTTGTCCCTCACCCTTCGCAAGAGGACAGAGTTATTTGGAACCTAACCCCTAATAACAAATTCTCTATCAAGTCAACTTGGAATGTTGTTAGAAGGCAGCATCCCCAAGTTAATTGGTGCCCAATTATTTGGTTTAAGTATCAT AGAACCATGAACACCACTTCTTTCAGTGCCCTTACTCTTCTGAAGTCTTTGCAAAAGGATTTGATACCTCAATGCCTTGTCGACGGGCTGCCCCAAATTATGGACTGGATGATTCAAGTTGATAAGGGGACACAATTTTCTTGCCTGTTATTGAAAGTTGCTCTTGCTGCTCCTCTGTACCATGTTTGGGGAGAAAGGAATGGTAGAATTTTCAAAGGCTATGGAATTTCTGGTCAGCAGTTAGAAACTAAAGTGCGAACTGATATTCGAGCATGTGTTAGTTCCTGGAGGAAT TTTCAGGAGTTTGTTCCTGTTAACTTGTTTAGTTGGTTGGATAGGG GCATTAGTCACATCAGTAAGTGCTTGCAACGGGGATTAAACAATAGTTCATACACTGATTGCACTG GCATTAGTCGCATCAATAAGTGCTTGCAACGCAGATTAAACAATACAGATATAAATAACACGGTTAGGATACGACAACAAATCCCTATTTTAGTTATTCAATTAACTGAGCAG GTATGGATGTTAGGTGTGGAAGCATATGGCCTTCCAGAAATACGGAGGGCACTAAAATGGCTTCAGACCACTGGAGGTGGAAGAGGAGAGAGCTCAGAGCAGCTATatatgtgtgagtgtgtgtgtgatggCAGTGGAGAGCAGTCGAACCAGG CCTTACCCATGGAGGAAGGAGAGGTCGGTCAGCTGATTACCTTCCTTCCCAATGGTGGAGCTTCCCAATGGTGGAGCAGAAGGGAGGTTGACAAGGTTTTACTTTGA
- the LOC131315874 gene encoding general transcription and DNA repair factor IIH subunit TFB5: MVNAIKGLLISCDIPMAQFIINLDNSLPPSQKFIIHILDSTHLFVQPHVSEMIRRAIAEFRDQNSYEKPP, encoded by the exons ATGGTTAATGCTATCAAAGGACTGCTCATTTCCTG TGACATACCAATGGCACAATTCATCATCAACTTAGACAACTCACTGCCCCCATCACAGAAGTTCATTATTCACATCTTGGATTCTACTCACCTGTTTGTACAACCCCATGTGAGTGAAATGATAAGAAGAGCCATCGCAGAGTTCAGAGATCAAAATTCGTACGAGAAGCCCCCATGA